The genomic interval CAGTACCTGCTGCTGCCCTCGATCTGCCTGGCGTTGCCGGTGAGTGCCGCGCTGACCCGGTTTCTCACCGAGGCGTTGCGCACCGAGCTGGGCAAACCCTACGTTCTCACCGCGCGGTCGCTGGGCATCTCGCACCGCGAGATCGTGACGCGCGGCGCGTTGCGCAATGCCTTACCCACCATGCTGACCGTGCTCGGCATCCAGTCCGGGTCACTGCTCGGCGGCGCGGTGCTGGTGGAGGCCACCTTCGCCTGGCCGGGCATCGGGCAGCTCATCGAACAGGGCATCAACCGGCGCGACTATCCGGTAGTGCAGGCGCTGCTGCTGTTCTCGGTGGCGGTGTTCGTCGCGATCCAGCTGACCACCGACATCGTGCACGCCTATCTGGATCCGCGGATCCGGATCGGAGGCAAGGCATGAGTCAGGTATTGGATACGGCGCTGGCTGTCGAAACCGTGGAAACCGCCGATTCGCGGCCGGTGCGTCCGCAATGGCATGCCCTGCGCAGTGGGCAGGGTCTGGCCGGTGTGCTGCTGGTCGGCGGTATCGCGCTGCTCGGCTTGCTGGCCGGCGTGATCGCGAAATACGATCCGCTCCAGCAGATTCCGGCCGCGAACCTGCTCGGACCCAGCGGCGAGCACTGGTTCGGCACCGACAACGTCAACCGCGATCTGTTCGCGCGAGTGCTGCACGGCATCCGGATCAATCTGTTCGTCGGATTCGTCGCGGTCCCGCTCGGTGCGGTGCTCGGCTCGCTCGCGGGGCTGCTGTCGAGCCTGAACTCCCTCGCCGACGTGATCACCCAGCGGGTGTTCGATCTGCTGCTGGCGTTTCCGGCGCTGATCCTGGCCATCGCGCTGGCGGCGGTCACCGGGCCGGGCGTGCACACGGTGATCATCGTGATCGTCGCGGTCGAGGTCCCGCTGTTCGGCAGGCAGATACGCACCGCGATCCTGTCCGTCCGCGAACAGCCGTACGTCGAGGCGGCCGAGGTGATCGGCGCCGGGTCCTGGTGGACCTTGCGCAAACACGTGCTGCCCAACGTGCTCGAGCCGCTCGGTGTGCAGCTGGCACTGTCGATGTCGCTCGCCGTCTTCGTGGAGGCGGCGATGAGCTTCATCGGTATCGGAGTGCGGCCGCCGGAACCCTCGCTCGGTGGGACCATCGCCGATTCCATCGCCTATCTGGACGCCAACCCGGCGTTCGCGGTGGGGCCGCTGCTCGTGGTCTCCGGCCTGACGCTCGGGTTCCTATTGATCGCTCAGGCGCTGGGCCGGGCCAGGAGGATCGCATGAAAACATCAGTGCTCGAAGCGGATTCAGCTACTGATCAGCCCGATACGGGAGCGAAACCGGCCGCGCCGGTGCTGGCGATCCGGAATCTGCGGGTGCACTTCGGCTCACGCACGGTGGTGCATGGCGTCGATGTCGAGGTGCGGCCTGGTGAAGTCGTCGCGCTCGTAGGTGAATCGGGATCCGGGAAGTCGCTCACGGCGCGCGCCGCCCTCGGTCTGCTGCCCGCGGGGGCCACGGCGAGCGGCTCGGTCCGAGTGGCCGACACCGAGGTCGTCGGGGCCGCCGAGGCCGAACTCCACGCGCTGCGGGGCATACGCGCGGCGATGGTCTTCCAGGAACCGCAGACCGCGCTCAACCCGGTGCAAAAGATCGGGACACAGATCGTCCGGGCGTTGCGCGCGCACCACGCTCGGACCGGTTCGGGGACGCTGTCGAAGGCGGCGGCCCGCGCGCGTGCCGTCGAATTGCTGCGGATGGTGGAGATCCCCGAGCCCGAACGCCGGCTCGACTGGTATCCGCATCAGCTGTCAGGCGGACAGAAGCAGCGGGTGGTCATCGCGCTGGCACTGTCGGGTGAACCGGATCTGCTCATCGCCGACGAACCGACCACCGCACTGGACGTCACCGTGCAGGCCGAGATTCTCGAGCTACTGCGAGCGTTGCGCCGATCCCAGGGCACCGCGGTACTTTTCATCACGCACAACCTGGGTGTGGTGGCCGAGATCGCGGACCGGGTCGTGGTGCTGCGTGCGGGCCGGGTGGTCGAGCAGCAGACCGTCCATGGGCTGTTCGCTGCGCCCGAAGAGGCTTACACGCGCGAGTTGCTGGCCGCGGTGCCGCGGTTGCCCGGGCTGG from Nocardia goodfellowii carries:
- a CDS encoding ABC transporter permease, which produces MSQVLDTALAVETVETADSRPVRPQWHALRSGQGLAGVLLVGGIALLGLLAGVIAKYDPLQQIPAANLLGPSGEHWFGTDNVNRDLFARVLHGIRINLFVGFVAVPLGAVLGSLAGLLSSLNSLADVITQRVFDLLLAFPALILAIALAAVTGPGVHTVIIVIVAVEVPLFGRQIRTAILSVREQPYVEAAEVIGAGSWWTLRKHVLPNVLEPLGVQLALSMSLAVFVEAAMSFIGIGVRPPEPSLGGTIADSIAYLDANPAFAVGPLLVVSGLTLGFLLIAQALGRARRIA
- a CDS encoding dipeptide ABC transporter ATP-binding protein is translated as MKTSVLEADSATDQPDTGAKPAAPVLAIRNLRVHFGSRTVVHGVDVEVRPGEVVALVGESGSGKSLTARAALGLLPAGATASGSVRVADTEVVGAAEAELHALRGIRAAMVFQEPQTALNPVQKIGTQIVRALRAHHARTGSGTLSKAAARARAVELLRMVEIPEPERRLDWYPHQLSGGQKQRVVIALALSGEPDLLIADEPTTALDVTVQAEILELLRALRRSQGTAVLFITHNLGVVAEIADRVVVLRAGRVVEQQTVHGLFAAPEEAYTRELLAAVPRLPGLGSAVSPESDDIADDVAASSEAESEPVLRISDLSVVYQGRAGDKDFQALRDVSLTLAPGEVVGLVGESGSGKSTLGRVALGLVPAHTGRVELTGIALGGSTRRDLRALRKHVALVHQDVTASLDPRRSIEEAIGEPLIVHRAASGALLREKVGALLESVRLPRDYAARRPGELSGGQRQRVALARALALSPRLLVADEPTSALDVSVQAQVLDLFADLRAEYGFACLFISHDLAVVHQVADRVVVLRGGEIVETGSAAQLFRDPQHEYTRALLEAVPLPDPELARRG